DNA from Chrysiogenia bacterium:
CGCCGACCATGAGCGGCCCCATCAGAATAAAGACAAGAATGTCACCGGCGCCCCAGTATTTGTACTGCACGGGCTTGGCGGTATAGAGCGCGCCGCCGGCGATCCCGACAAGACCGAGCATCACGATGGGCCAGCCGCGAAGGATGATGAGAGGCACGCCAAGATAGGCGGCCAGCCCGAAAGCGACGATCGCCGCGCGGGCGATCTGCTTTGCGGTAAGCTCGCCCGAAACGAGCATCCCGCTGCCGCCCAGCGAGAACTCGTTGTCCACGCCCAGGTCGTAGTCGTAGTAGTCATTGACCAGATTCGTTCCCGCGTGCAGGGCCAGCGCGCTCAGCAGGATGAAGGGCACGAGCCCCCACTCCACGTCCACCCCGCCAAGGGCCAGCAGGCTGCCGAGGGTGACGGGCACGACCGTCGCGCCAAAGGACTCGGGCCGCAGGGCGCGCGTCCATTTGAGCAGGTTCTCCAGCCAGACAGGGTTCTTCTTCTGTGCTCGCAGCGTTGTTTCCATGGGTGTTCCTCATCGGGGTTCGTCCTTCGAC
Protein-coding regions in this window:
- a CDS encoding prenyltransferase, yielding METTLRAQKKNPVWLENLLKWTRALRPESFGATVVPVTLGSLLALGGVDVEWGLVPFILLSALALHAGTNLVNDYYDYDLGVDNEFSLGGSGMLVSGELTAKQIARAAIVAFGLAAYLGVPLIILRGWPIVMLGLVGIAGGALYTAKPVQYKYWGAGDILVFILMGPLMVG